GTGTCCGCGTCCGCTATGGTCAGCGGCACGCGCTCGCCGCGCTCGTCCACGCGCAGGATGACGAAGTTGCCGGGCCTGGCCTTGGCGGCCACGGCCGGGGCGTGGATGACCAGCTTGCTGGTCTGGCCCGGGATCAGGGATTCCTTGAGAATGATGGTATTGGACATGACGCTTCTTCGTGTCTCCGTTTCGTGTGTGGTGCGCGCACGAGAGATAAGGCCGCAGCGCAAGGGCGGAAGAGGTGGCATGTGAAAAAATGACCCATTTGTCAATCACCCGCGGCCGCCGTCCGGCCGCACGGGCGGGCGGCGATCGGCGCGGGCCGGGGCCTGCCGCCCGGCCGTACGTTTGCGTGCCGGATCGTCGACAAAAGGCGGCAGCGCCGAAACGGCGCCGGGCGGGCCTACGCCGAGAAGTCCAGGCAGACGACCGCGAGCCTGGTCGGGCCGTGCACGCCGAAGACCTTGACCAGCTCGATGTCCGCCGTGCAGCTGGGCCCGGAGATGCAGAAGACGCCGGAGGGCGGCAGGCCGTCCTCGTCGCGCAGCCTCGCCAGCACGCCGGGCAGGTCGTCCAGCCCGGCCACGATCTGGTCCGCGCGGACCACGGCCACGTGCAGCGGCGGCAGCAGGGAGGCGGCGCGCGGACGGCCCGGCCCCGCGGCCAGGACCAGGGTGCCGGTGGAGGCGATGGCCGCGTCCACGGCGGTCAGCCCCACTGCGGCCTCGGCGGCGCAGGCGACGGTCCCGCAGGCGCCGCACGCAGCGCCCTCCTCTCCCTCGCGGGGATGCAGCAGCCGCGCGCCCGCCTGGGCCAGGGCCTCGGGCAGGTCCAGGGCCGCGAGCAGCGGATGGTCCCAGGCCACGGCGCTCGCGGCGCCGTGCTCCGCGGCCAGCGCGGCCACTGCCTCGCGCGCCTCGCGCGGGGTGGTCACGCGCACGAAGCGGGCCGTGAGCTTCTTCAATTCCTCTTCCAGGCGGGCCACGCGCCCGGCCTGCCCCTCGCGGTCGTCGGCCAGGGCGGCGGCCGCGGCCTCGGGCTCCACGGCGCGGCGCTCGGGCGCCCCGGCATGGCGGGCGCGGCGCAGGCGCGTCAGTATGTTCTCGCGGGCCGTGCTTTCAGCGGCGTTCATGACTTGTCCTCGTCCAGGCTCTTGCGCAGCGACGGCCAGCGCTTGGCGAAGGGCTCGCGCAGCGACGGCAGGGAGCGCGTGGCGGCGGCGCCGCGCAGCGGGGAAAGGCGCGAGAGCTTCTTCAGCTCCGGGTCCACCGCGCGCAGCGACGAAGCGCCCATGGTGAAGAGGGCCGGGTGTTTCGCCGCGAAGGCGAAGGCCTTGCCCATCAGGGTGGAGATCGCCCCGCAGCCGCCCTGCTCGCCTTCCTCGCGCATGCGGCGGCGCAGCTCGATGATCAGCCGGGGATGGTTCACGCCCACCGGGCAGACCTCGGCGCAGGCGCCGCAGGTGGTGCAGGCGCCGGGCAGCTCCGCGTGGGCCTCGCCCCCGTCCAGGAGCGAGGACAGGAGGATGCCGATGGGGCCGGAATAGGTGGCGCCGTAGGCGTGGCCGCCGATGCGCTGGTAGACCGGGCAGGAGTTCACGCAGCCGCCGCAGCGCACGCAGGCCAGGGCGCCCATGAGCAGCGGGTCGGAATGGATGCGGCTGCGGCCGTTGTCCAGGATGACCAGGTGGAATTCCTCGGGCCCGTCGCTCTCCCCCGGGCGGCGCGGGCCGCCGAGCAGGGAGAAGTAGGCGGGCATGGCCTGGCCCGTGCAGCTGCGCGGCAGGACCTGCAGCACGTCCACGGCGTCCTCGGCCGTGGCCACCACCTTCTCCAGCCCCATGAGGGCCACGTGCACGCGCGGGCAGGTGGTGGAGGCGCGGATGTTGCCCTCGTTCTCGAGCAGCCCCACCACACCGCTCTCGGCGATCACGAAGTTGACCCCCGTGATGCCCATGTCCGCTTCCAGGAAGGCCCGGCGCAGCCTCTTGCGCGCGATGGCCGTCAGCTCCTCGGGCTCCTCGCCCGTCTCGCCGAGCGTGCGCGCGAAGAGCTCGGCCACGTCGCGCCGCGACTTGTGCAGCGCGGGCGCGATGATGTGCGAGGGCGGCTCGTGGGCCAGCTGCACGATGTACTCGCCGAGGTCCGTCTCGAAGACCTCCATCCCCTCGGCCTCGAGCGCCGGGTTCAGGCCGATCTCCTCCGTGACCATGGACTTGCCCTTGACCACGCTCTTCACGCCCTTCTCGCGGGCGATGGAGAGGATGATCGAGCGGGCCTCGTCCGCGCTCCCGGCCCAGTGCACCGTGCCGCCGTTGCGCGTCACCTCGGCCTCGGCCTGCACCAGCAGGTCGGGCAGATGCGTCAGGGCGCGGAGCCGGGCCGAGGCGGCGTTGGCCAGCCGCGTCTCGGCCTCGCTCCACTGCCCGAAGGCGCGCTCGCGCAGGGAGGAGAAGAGCGCCGCCGCGTCGGTGATGGTGCGGCGCTGGTCGGTGTTCGCCAGGGCCTCGCGGCTGCGCCGGGCGAAATCCTTGCTGCCCGTGCTCATGCCCTGCCTCCTTCGCTCTCGTCCGCGCCTGAGAGCCTGCGCGCCAGCACCTGGGCGATGTGCAGGGCCTTCAGCGGCATGCCGCCGCGCTGGATGGTGCCCCGCAGGTTCAGGAGACAGCTCGGCTCGGCCGTGACCACGTGCGTGGCGCCCGCGCTGAGCGCGTCGTCCAGCTTCTCCCCGGCCAGGGTCGCGGAAATCTCGGGATGCTCGAAGGCGAACTGGCCGCCGAAGCCGCAGCAGGTCTCGGGCCGCGCGAGCGGCACCAGGGTCAGCTCGCGCACCCGCGCCAGCAGCGCCGGGCCCGAGTCGTGGTTGTCGAGCGCCCGGCCCACCTGGCAGGAATCGTGGAACGCCACCTTGGCCGGGAAGCGCGCCCCGAAATCCAGCCGCCCGAGCGTCCTGACCAGGAACTCCGTCAGCTCGAACGTCTTCGCGCCCATGGCCCGCGCGCGCTCGAGCCAGGCGGGATCGTCGCGGAAAAGCTCCTGGTAGCCCTTGCGCACCATGGTCACGCACGAGCCCGAAGGCGCCACCACGCACCGGGCGGATTCGAACAGGGAAATGAAGCGCCGCGCGAGCTCCCTGGCCTCGGCATGGGAGCCGGACTTGTACAGGGGCTGGCCGCAGCAGGTCTGGCCCGAGGGCAGCACGGGCTCGCAGCCCGCGCGGGCGAGGACCCGCGCCGTGTCCTCGGCGATTTCCGGAGCCAGATGCTCCACCAGGCAGGGAACGAAAAGATGGACTGTCACGAAGGCCTCCGTAGGGAACGGGACCCTACCCCCCCTCCACGCCACTGGCAAGCGCGCAGGAACCGGAGAACCCGCAGTCCCAGACGACGAAGCCGGGCGTGGGCCCGGCTTGCGCGCGCCTCCCCGCGGGAGGCGTCTTCCGTATTGAAAAGCGCTCAGGCCTGCGCGGAGCGGTGCCTGCTGCCCACGCGGAGCCCGAGCCCCTGCACCCGCGTCACGGCCTCGCTCAGGGCCTCGCGCAGCGGGTCCGCGGACATGCCCAGGAAGGAGGCCGCACGGTCCAGCCGCATCCCCTGGATGAAGAGCAGCCCGAGGACCACCTTCTGCCACGGGCTCAGGAGATCCGGGCAGGTGTGCGGGATGGAGGGCTCCTGCCCTGCGGCCACGAGCACCGCGTCCAGCAGGTCCGCCGTGTGCTGCAGGGGGTAGTGCGCCGAGACCAGCCAGTGCAGCATCGCCTCGCGGCAGGCCAGGGCCATGTTCCTCGGGGTCAGGGCGTTGTCTCCGGCGTCGGCCAGCATCATGCGGCTCTCCAGGCGCTTCTCGGTCATCAGCCGGACCGTCTCCACAGCCGCGGGCTGCGCCCGGCCGGTCACGCGCGTCAGCTCCTCGCGGATCAGGTTCAGAAGCATCGCCCGCATGCCGGGGGCAAGTTCCACTCCGCTCTTCACCGGGGCCGTCAGATTGCCGCTCAAATCGCCCATGTCCTCTTCCTCCTGCAACTGCCCGGCACCACGCCGGGTCCATACCCCCATTACGGACCGAATCCGGATTTCGTTTAGACCGGGCGAAACTTTTTTTCGGCCAGGGCCGCGAAAGTTCCGCGGGACAGGAAAAAAGAGGAATGAGGAAGATGCTCCGGTCGCGCCAGGAACGCCGGACGCAGGGAGCGGAAAAAGCGGGCTCGGCGCGCAGGCGGCCTGCGCGCCGGGCTTTTCTTTCTTGCGGCGGCGCACAGGACGGCGCCGCTTTCAGCGGACCACGGGAGGGACCGGAGAGGGGCGCCGCCCTTCCCCGGCCACCCGGCTAGAAGTGCTCGAAGCCGTCGTCGTCGTCGCCTTCGCCGAGTTCGAGGCGGACGCCCTGAAGCCCCTTGGTATTCTTGCGGCCGGAGGAGGCGGAGGGCTGTGCTGCGGCGCGCCCCGGGGAGGAGCCCTTGCGGGCGGCGGGCAGGGCCCGGGCGGCCGGGCGGCGCGCGGTCTGCTCCGAGATGTGGAAGAACTCCATGCTGGCCTGCAGCTGCTCGGCCTGGCTGGAGAGCTCCTCGGAGGTGGAGGCCACCTCCTCGGCGCCCGAGGCGTTCTGCTGCACGACCTTGTCCAGCTGCTGCACGGCCTTGTTGATCTGCTCCGCGCCCGCGTCCTGCTCCGCGCTTGCCGCGGCTATCTCCTGCACGAGGTCCGCGGTGCGCTTGATGTCCGGGACCATCTTCACGAGCATGGAGCCCGCCTTCTCGGCCACCTCAACGCTGCGGCCGGAGAGCTCGCTGATCTCGCCCGCGGCCTGGCCGCTGCGCTCGGCGAGCTTGCGCACCTCGGCCGCGACCACGGCGAAGCCCTTGCCGTGCTCGCCCGCGCGCGCCGCCTCGATGGCCGCGTTCAGCGCCAGGAGGTTGGTCTGCCGGGCGATCTCCTCGATGATGGAGATCTTCTCCGCGATCTCCTTCATGGCGGACACGGTCTCGGTGACGGCGTGGCCGCCCTCCTCGGCGTCCTTGGCCGACTGCAGGGCGATCTTCTCGGTCTGCCGGGCGTTCTCGGCATTCTGGCGGATGTTGGAGGCCATCTCCTCCATGGACGAGGAGATCTCCTCCACGCTCGCGGCCTGCTCCGTGGCGCCCTGGGAGAGGGTCTCGGAGGAGGCGGAGAGCTCCTGGCTGCCCGAGGCCACGTTCTCCGCCCCGCCGCGCACCTCGGCCACGACCTGGCCGATGCGGTCGGCCATGTCGTTCAGCGCCTTGGCGAGGATGCCGATCTCGTCCTTCTGGTCGATGTCCAGGCGCGAGGTGAAGTCGCCTCCCGCCAGCGCCTTGGCGAAGTCCACGCCCTTCCTGACCGGGCCGGTCACGGCCCGGGTGAGGAAGATGCCGAGCAGCACGGCGGCGAGCAGGCCGATGCCGATGCCCCCGACCATCATGTTCCTGGCGGTGGTGCCCGCGGCGACGGACTCGTGCACCCTGTCCTGGGCCCCGCTCACGACCTGGCCGGCCAGGGTGCTGAGGCGTTTGAAGGCCTCGGCCATGGAGGTCCGCGACTCGCCCATGATGATGGTGTTCATCTGGTCGTAGGTGTCGGCCGCCTGCTGGGCCAGCTGGGTCATCTCGCCGAAGACGGCCATGACCTGGGCGGCTGCCGGGAGCATGCGGGTCTTGAAGATTTCCTGGGCCTTGGCGGCCTGTCCGGCGGCCTGGGCCTGCTTGATCTCGCCCACCGCGGCGTGGAAGGCGTCGTGCGGGCCGCGGATGCGCTGCACGAGCGCGGCCAGCTGCGGGTTGCTGGTCTTGAAGCCGGCCAGCCAGCGGCCGAAGCGGCAGGCCGTGGGGTCGTCGCCTCCCTCGAAGCGCTGCCCGGCGAACAGGAGCAGGGAGACCTCGCTCTCGAGCTTCAGGTGGTCGCCGCGGAAGGAGTTGAGGTCGGCGATGAGCTTGGCGGGATCGAGGATGTCGAGCTCGCCCAGGCGCCCGGACAGGGCGGTGGCCTTCTCGTTGGCGGCCACTGCCTTGGCGATGACCTGCTTGATGCTCTCCCACTCGGCGGCCTCGGCTGCGCTCTTGGGCTCGGCCTCATACTCCTGGACCGCCTGGCGGTAGTCCTTCCGCGCAGCGGCGATGTTGTCGTACTGGCGGGCCCGGTCCTGGCTGCTCAGGGCCGGGCTCATGAGGGTACGCATGGCGGTCTGGATGCGCGAGATCTGGAACTCGATCTCGAGCATGTTCTGCACCGTCGGCAGCTGCTCGAGGCCGATCCGATGCACGCTCGAGTTCAGGGTGCCCACCCCCTGCAGACCGATGTAGCCGACCGCT
The Desulfovibrio sp. X2 DNA segment above includes these coding regions:
- a CDS encoding LUD domain-containing protein yields the protein MNAAESTARENILTRLRRARHAGAPERRAVEPEAAAAALADDREGQAGRVARLEEELKKLTARFVRVTTPREAREAVAALAAEHGAASAVAWDHPLLAALDLPEALAQAGARLLHPREGEEGAACGACGTVACAAEAAVGLTAVDAAIASTGTLVLAAGPGRPRAASLLPPLHVAVVRADQIVAGLDDLPGVLARLRDEDGLPPSGVFCISGPSCTADIELVKVFGVHGPTRLAVVCLDFSA
- a CDS encoding LutB/LldF family L-lactate oxidation iron-sulfur protein, whose amino-acid sequence is MSTGSKDFARRSREALANTDQRRTITDAAALFSSLRERAFGQWSEAETRLANAASARLRALTHLPDLLVQAEAEVTRNGGTVHWAGSADEARSIILSIAREKGVKSVVKGKSMVTEEIGLNPALEAEGMEVFETDLGEYIVQLAHEPPSHIIAPALHKSRRDVAELFARTLGETGEEPEELTAIARKRLRRAFLEADMGITGVNFVIAESGVVGLLENEGNIRASTTCPRVHVALMGLEKVVATAEDAVDVLQVLPRSCTGQAMPAYFSLLGGPRRPGESDGPEEFHLVILDNGRSRIHSDPLLMGALACVRCGGCVNSCPVYQRIGGHAYGATYSGPIGILLSSLLDGGEAHAELPGACTTCGACAEVCPVGVNHPRLIIELRRRMREEGEQGGCGAISTLMGKAFAFAAKHPALFTMGASSLRAVDPELKKLSRLSPLRGAAATRSLPSLREPFAKRWPSLRKSLDEDKS
- a CDS encoding (Fe-S)-binding protein, yielding MTVHLFVPCLVEHLAPEIAEDTARVLARAGCEPVLPSGQTCCGQPLYKSGSHAEARELARRFISLFESARCVVAPSGSCVTMVRKGYQELFRDDPAWLERARAMGAKTFELTEFLVRTLGRLDFGARFPAKVAFHDSCQVGRALDNHDSGPALLARVRELTLVPLARPETCCGFGGQFAFEHPEISATLAGEKLDDALSAGATHVVTAEPSCLLNLRGTIQRGGMPLKALHIAQVLARRLSGADESEGGRA
- a CDS encoding methyl-accepting chemotaxis protein, with protein sequence MKNMKLGAKLLGGFLAVALVVAAVGYIGLQGVGTLNSSVHRIGLEQLPTVQNMLEIEFQISRIQTAMRTLMSPALSSQDRARQYDNIAAARKDYRQAVQEYEAEPKSAAEAAEWESIKQVIAKAVAANEKATALSGRLGELDILDPAKLIADLNSFRGDHLKLESEVSLLLFAGQRFEGGDDPTACRFGRWLAGFKTSNPQLAALVQRIRGPHDAFHAAVGEIKQAQAAGQAAKAQEIFKTRMLPAAAQVMAVFGEMTQLAQQAADTYDQMNTIIMGESRTSMAEAFKRLSTLAGQVVSGAQDRVHESVAAGTTARNMMVGGIGIGLLAAVLLGIFLTRAVTGPVRKGVDFAKALAGGDFTSRLDIDQKDEIGILAKALNDMADRIGQVVAEVRGGAENVASGSQELSASSETLSQGATEQAASVEEISSSMEEMASNIRQNAENARQTEKIALQSAKDAEEGGHAVTETVSAMKEIAEKISIIEEIARQTNLLALNAAIEAARAGEHGKGFAVVAAEVRKLAERSGQAAGEISELSGRSVEVAEKAGSMLVKMVPDIKRTADLVQEIAAASAEQDAGAEQINKAVQQLDKVVQQNASGAEEVASTSEELSSQAEQLQASMEFFHISEQTARRPAARALPAARKGSSPGRAAAQPSASSGRKNTKGLQGVRLELGEGDDDDGFEHF